One genomic window of Ammospiza nelsoni isolate bAmmNel1 chromosome 4, bAmmNel1.pri, whole genome shotgun sequence includes the following:
- the LRAT gene encoding lecithin retinol acyltransferase, whose translation MKNPVPQAASLLLEKLMLLVHIRPLPAGSGGETPPPAPGYYDTSCFKRGDLLEVPRTLFIHFGIYLGENRVAHLMPDILPSITGDRRQIQQVVTNKRLILGVIARTASVRVDTVEDFAYGGSILVNHMDRLFEDQVLGSEEAARRAEKLVGATAYSLLWNNCEHFVTYCRYGAPVSFQTDKFCETVKMIIRDQRSVLASVLVGLASIVCLGVAPSTTLPTIFIPFFLWMAG comes from the exons ATGAAGAATCCGGTGCCACAAGCGGCCtcgctgctgctggagaagctgatGCTCCTCGTCCACATCCGTCCATTGCCCGCGGGCTCCGGCGGGGAAACGCCACCACCTGCGCCCGGCTACTACGACACCAGCTGCTTCAAGCGAGGAGACCTGCTGGAGGTGCCCCGCACCCTCTTCATCCACTTCGGCATTTACCTGGGCGAGAACCGCGTCGCCCACTTGATGCCCGACATCCTGCCCTCCATCACCGGCGACCGTCGGCAGATCCAGCAGGTGGTGACCAACAAGCGGCTTATCCTGGGCGTCATCGCCAGGACGGCCAGCGTCCGGGTGGACACGGTAGAGGACTTCGCCTACGGCGGCAGCATCCTGGTCAACCACATGGACCGGCTCTTCGAGGACCAGGTGCTGGGCAGCGAGGAGGCGGCCCGCCGGGCGGAGAAGCTGGTGGGCGCTACGGCCTACAGCCTGCTCTGGAACAACTGCGAGCACTTCGTCACCTACTGCCGATACGGAGCCCCCGTCAGCTTCCAGACCGACAAG ttcTGTGAGACCGTGAAGATGATTATTCGGGACCAGAGGAGCGTCCTCGCGTCGGTGCTTGTGGGACTAGCGTCAATAGTCTGCCTAGGTGTGGCACCCTCCACCACACTCCCCACCATCTTCATTCCCTTTTTTCTGTGGATGGCTGGCTAA
- the RBM46 gene encoding probable RNA-binding protein 46 produces MPWPRLPGDSAVADMHEESKAAANGCGKIRSGAQNGAALLALMEKTGYSMVQQNGQRKFGGPPPGWEGPPPPRGCEVFVGKIPRDMYEDELVPVFERAGKIYELRLMMEFSGENRGYAFVMYTTKEEAQLAIKILNNYEIRPGKFIGVCVSLDNCRLFIGAIPKDKKKEEILNEMKKVTEGVVDVIVYPNATDKTKNRGFAFVEYESHRAAAMARRRLIPGTFQPWGHTIQVDWADPEKVVDEETMQRVKVLYVRNLMISTTEDKIKAEFNKFKPGVVERVKKLRDYAFVHFFHREDAVAAMSIMNGKCIDGASIEVTLAKPVNKESSWKQHFNGQISPSSENLLGFPNKEDGTQKSLGKPASLSVRLNGQHSPSPPEVERSTYPIFPGIKLTPISMYSLKLSHFSSAVMHLDYFCHKNSWAPPEYCLYSTTSQDGKILLVYKVLISSIADDSQSYFMPEKLCTTVEDAKELAAQFTLLHLAPEQAYITLLSLNAAWWDSKANCTPYLV; encoded by the exons ATGCCCTGGCCTCGTCTGCCTGGCGACAGTG CTGTTGCAGATATGCATGAGGAGAGTAAAGCTGCAGCAAATGGATGTGGCAAGATCCGAAGCGGTGCTCAAAATGGGGCAGCTTTACTTGCCCTCATGGAGAAGACTGGATACAGCATGGTTCAGCAAAATGGGCAAAGAAAATTCGGTGGTCCTCCACCAG GTTGGGAAGGTCCTCCACCACCTCGTGGCTGTGAAGTTTTTGTGGGTAAGATTCCGCGTGATATGTATGAAGATGAGCTGGTTCCTGTTTTTGAGAGAGCTGGGAAGATCTATGAGCTCAGACTGATGATGGAATTCAGTGGGGAGAACCGAGGCTATGCTTTTGTCATGTACACCACTAAGGAGGAAGCCCAGCTGGCCATCAAGATTCTTAACAATTATGAAATTCGTCCAGGGAAGTTTATCGGTGTCTGCGTAAGCTTGGACAACTGCAGACTGTTTATTGGAGCAATCCCTAAAGataagaagaaagaagaaatactgaatgaaatgaaaaaagttACAGAAGGAGTGGTGGATGTCATTGTTTATCCAAATGCCACTGACAAAACTAAAAATCGTGGCTTTGCCTTTGTAGAATATGAatctcacagagcagctgcaatGGCTAGAAGACGACTAATCCCAG GAACATTCCAGCCCTGGGGTCATACTATTCAAGTAGACTGGGCAGATCCTGAGAAAGTAGTTGATGAAGAAACTATGCAGAGAGTCAAAGTCTTGTATGTGAGAAATCTAATGATATCTACTACAGAGGACAAGATCAAAGCTGAATTCAACAAGTTCAAGCCAGGAGTAGTTGAACGTGTGAAGAAGTTGAGGGACTAtgcttttgttcattttttccaCCGTGAAGATGCAGTTGCTGCTATGTCTATAATGAATGGAAAGTGCATTGATGGAGCTAGCATTGAGGTAACCCTGGCAAAGCCAGTTAACAAAGAAAGTTCTTGGAAGCAGCATTTTAATGGTCAGATAAGTCCCAGCTCTGAAAACCTCTTAGGGTTTCCTAACAAAGAAGATGGTACTCAAAAATCCTTGGGGAAACCAGCAAGTCTTTCAGTTCGTCTGAATGGTCAGCACAGTCCAAGCCCTCCTGAAGTTGAAAGAAGTACATATCCCATTTTTCCGGGAATAAAGCTTACTCCAATTAGCATGTATTCTTTAAAGCTGAGTCACTTCAGTTCTGCAGTAATGCATCTGGATTATTTTTGCCATAAAAATAGCTGGGCACCACCAGAATATTGCTTGTATTCAACCACAAGTCAGGATGGGAAAATACTCTTGGTGTACAAGGTGCTCATTTCTAGTATTGCAGACGATTCCCAGAGTTATTTCATGCCAGAAAAACTCTGTACAACAGTAGAAGATGCAAAGGAATTGGCAGCACAGTTCACACTTTTACATCTAG CCCCTGAGCAAGCATATATAACATTGCTGTCCCTGAATGCAGCATGGTGGGATAGTAAAG CCAACTGTACACCCTACTTGGTTTGA